The segment CCCCGCGGAGGAGCTCGACGTGCCGGACTTCCTCAAGTGATCGATACGTTCTCCCGACACGGTGCTCACTTCGCCTCCACCACCCGGTGGGGCGGGGTGAGCACCGCGCCGTACGGGGAGCTCAACCTCGGCGGTGCGGTGGGCGATTCGTCCGAATCCGTCAAGCAGAACCGTTTCTTCGCGGCCGGGGAGCTGGGGCTGGATCCGGCCGATGTGGTCTGGATGAACCAGGTGCACGGCGCCGAGGTCGCGGTGGTGACGGGGCGCCAGCCCGAGGGCACCGCCCCGACCGTCGACGCGGTGGTCACCGACCGCCCGCTGGCCCTGGCCGTGCTCACCGCCGACTGCACCCCGGTGCTGCTGGCGGACCCCGCCGCCGGCGTGGTCGGCGCGGCGCACGCGGGCCGACCGGGCCTGGCCGCCGGGGTCGTCCCCGCGGTGGTCGCCGCGATGCGCGAACTGGGCGCCCGCCCCGAGCGGATGCTGGCCGCGATCGGCCCCGCGGTCTGCGGCCGCTGCTACGAGGTGCCGGAGGCGATGCGCGCCGAGGTCGCCGCGCTCGTCCCGGCCGCGTACGCCGAGACCTCCTGGGGCACCCCCGCGCTGGACGTCCCCGCCGGGGCCGCCGCACAGCTCGCCGCGGCGGGCGTGCAGGATGTGGTCCGATCATCCGTCTGCACCCTCGAATCGCCGGACCACTACTCCTACCGCCGGGAGCAGCGGACCGGCCGACTCGCGAGCTACGTCTGGCTGGGGCCCTCACACTCATGACGAACGACATCTACGGTCCGTTCCCGGGCGGACCGGACTTCGCCGCCGCCCTCACCGAGGGGCAGCGCGCCCGCTACGAGCAGCTCGGCGCCAACCTCGACGTGGTCGAGCGCCGGATCGCCGACGCCTGCGCCGCGGCGGGCCGCCCGCGCGCGGAGGTCACCCTGATCGTGGTGACCAAGACCTACCCGGCCGAGGACACCGCGCTGCTCGCCGGGCTCGGCGTCACCGACGTCGCCGAGAACCGCGACCAGGACGCCGCCCCCAAGGCCGAGCTGTGCGGCCAACTCCCGCTGGACTGGCACTTCGTGGGCCAACTGCAGACCAACAAGGCCCGCTCGGTGGTCCGTTACTCCGACGTCGTGCACTCGGTGGACCGGGCCCGGCTGGTCGACTCGCTGGCCGCCGCCGTCCGCGCCGCCGAACGTTCGCCGCTGGGCTGCCTGGTGCAGGTGGCCCTGGACAAGGAGGCGGGGGAGGGCGAGCACCGCGCGGGCGTCGCCCCGGCCGAGGTGCTCGCGCTGGCGGAGAAGATCGCCGACACGCCCGGGCTGCGGCTCGACGGCGTGATGACGGTCGCCCCGCTCGCCGGCCCGCTGGCGGGCGACCCGGCGCGCGCCTTCGCGCGGCTGGCGGAAATCGCAAGCGACGTACGCGCGGCCCATCCGGCTGCAACCATGGTCTCGGCAGGGATGAGCGGGGACTTGGAGCAGGCGATCGCCGCCGGGGCGACACACGTACGCGTCGGTACGGCGGTACTCGGAGTGCGGTCACCGCTCGGGTAACGTCACCGAGTAAGTAGATCAGACTGCAGGACAAAATAGGACAGAACCTAGCAGATGATCAGTCTGCAGGTAAACCGTGGATCGCATCCGAGCGCCTCTCCGCGGTCTGACGGACCGTCGGCCTGACAGATCGTAGGGGAACCGCGGCATCCGCAGGGCGACACGGTGGGCGCATGAGCGGAGGAGACAGCAGCATGGCCGGCGCGATGCGCAAGATGGCGGTCTATCTCGGTCTGGTCGAGGACGAGACCTACGACAGCCAGGGGTACGACCCCGACGACGACTACGACGCGGACCCGGAGCCGATCCGCACCGGCCGGACCGAGGACCTCCGGGCCGCGTCCGCCCCCGCTCCCGCCGCGCCCGCCCCGCAGCCGGCGCCCGTGGCGCACATCGCGCCCCAGCCGGTGCCCGCCGCGGTGCCGATCCGGCAGGAGCAGCCGCGGATGGCTCCCGTGTCGTCCATCACATCCGAGCGCCACCGCAACCTGGAGAAGAGCACCCCGGTGATCATGCCCAAGGTCGTCAACGAACGAGAGCCGTACCGCATCACCACGCTGCACCCGAGGACCTACAACGAGGCCCGTACCATCGGGGAACAGTTCCGCGGCGGGACGCCCGTGATCATGAATTTGACCGAGATGGACGACACGGACGCCAAGCGGCTCGTAGACTTCGCCGCTGGACTGGTCTTCGGCCTGCACGGCAGTATCGAGCGCGTGACACAGAAGGTGTTCCTGCTGTCGCCTGCTAACGTCGATGTAACGGCGGAGGACAAGGCTCGGATCGCCGAGGGTGGGTTCTTCAACCAGAGCTGACCCGACCACGACTACATGTGTGGGTCTGTTGACAGAGCGTCACTGACGGTACGTCGGACAGGGAGAGGGAGACGCGATGGGGATCTTCGGTTCGGTGCTCTACTGGGTGCTGACCGTGTTCCTGCTGATCCTGCTCTTCCGACTCGTCATGGACTGGGTGTTCCAGTTCGCCCGTTCATGGCGTCCCGGGAAGCCCATGGTCGTGGTGCTGGAGGCCACGTACACTGTCACGGATCCGCCACTCAAGCTTCTTCGGCGTTTCATTCCGCCGTTGCGTCTCGGGGGCGTGGCGCTCGACCTGTCCTTCTTCGTACTGATGATCATTGTGTATGTCCTGATCTCGCTCGTGCAGCGCCTGTCGTTCTGAACGATGCGACAGGATGCCGGTCCGACGATCACGTTGAGGTGAAGAGATGCCATTGACCCCCGAGGACGTTCGGAACAAGCAGTTCACGACCGTCCGGCTGCGCGAAGGCTATGACGAGGACGAGGTCGATGCCTTCCTCGA is part of the Kitasatospora cineracea genome and harbors:
- the pgeF gene encoding peptidoglycan editing factor PgeF, whose amino-acid sequence is MIDTFSRHGAHFASTTRWGGVSTAPYGELNLGGAVGDSSESVKQNRFFAAGELGLDPADVVWMNQVHGAEVAVVTGRQPEGTAPTVDAVVTDRPLALAVLTADCTPVLLADPAAGVVGAAHAGRPGLAAGVVPAVVAAMRELGARPERMLAAIGPAVCGRCYEVPEAMRAEVAALVPAAYAETSWGTPALDVPAGAAAQLAAAGVQDVVRSSVCTLESPDHYSYRREQRTGRLASYVWLGPSHS
- a CDS encoding YggS family pyridoxal phosphate-dependent enzyme; translation: MTNDIYGPFPGGPDFAAALTEGQRARYEQLGANLDVVERRIADACAAAGRPRAEVTLIVVTKTYPAEDTALLAGLGVTDVAENRDQDAAPKAELCGQLPLDWHFVGQLQTNKARSVVRYSDVVHSVDRARLVDSLAAAVRAAERSPLGCLVQVALDKEAGEGEHRAGVAPAEVLALAEKIADTPGLRLDGVMTVAPLAGPLAGDPARAFARLAEIASDVRAAHPAATMVSAGMSGDLEQAIAAGATHVRVGTAVLGVRSPLG
- a CDS encoding cell division protein SepF; this encodes MAGAMRKMAVYLGLVEDETYDSQGYDPDDDYDADPEPIRTGRTEDLRAASAPAPAAPAPQPAPVAHIAPQPVPAAVPIRQEQPRMAPVSSITSERHRNLEKSTPVIMPKVVNEREPYRITTLHPRTYNEARTIGEQFRGGTPVIMNLTEMDDTDAKRLVDFAAGLVFGLHGSIERVTQKVFLLSPANVDVTAEDKARIAEGGFFNQS
- a CDS encoding YggT family protein, coding for MGIFGSVLYWVLTVFLLILLFRLVMDWVFQFARSWRPGKPMVVVLEATYTVTDPPLKLLRRFIPPLRLGGVALDLSFFVLMIIVYVLISLVQRLSF